In Aegilops tauschii subsp. strangulata cultivar AL8/78 chromosome 3, Aet v6.0, whole genome shotgun sequence, one genomic interval encodes:
- the LOC109756847 gene encoding uncharacterized protein — MDMTRQLPEDMLLDVLRRLPPRSLAASRCVRKGWRAAVDGHRLLRTDLLPLSLDGVFLELRDPDLPLERMEHPMPALFSRRTTARRIAASLGYPDTPSVFDCGVQDCCNGLLLLCGHVVNPATLQWVELPAAPPRCCDLCMSGHYLVFDPTVSQHYEVLSVPDIPWSLPTGHISKHACEDKPVSEMEWPPSPYVVDVFSSWTGEWKERSFVREGMAAGTVAGCRSKERRILRYAAYWRGALYVSCEDDFVLRMNLSNDKYQVIQCPQGKKLASYAPRLGKSKKGVYCAFRVARDAFQLWFLNETYGKMDWVLNNDINFEHVPKCPCNFAGGSWILQATVTKS, encoded by the exons ATGGACATGACCAGGCAGCTACCCGAGGACATGCTCCTGGACGtcctccgccgcctccctccccGCAGCCTCGCGGCGTCCCGCTGCGTTCGCAAGGGATGGCGCGCCGCCGTCGACGGCCACCGCCTACTGCGCACGGACCTTCTCCCGCTCTCGCTCGATGGCGTCTTCCTCGAGCTGCGTGACCCGGACCTGCCCCTCGAGCGGATGGAGCACCCCATGCCCGCGCTCTTCTCACGCCGCACCACGGCGCGCCGGATCGCCGCCAGCCTTGGCTACCCGGACACCCCCTCCGTGTTCGACTGCGGCGTCCAGGACTGCTGCAACGGCCTCCTCCTGCTCTGCGGCCACGTGGTCAACCCTGCCACGCTGCAGTGGGTGGAGTTACCCGCAGCGCCCCCCCGGTGCTGCGATCTCTGCATGAGCGGTCACTACCTCGTGTTTGATCCGACGGTGTCGCAGCACTACGAGGTGCTCTCGGTCCCTGACATACCATGGAGCCTTCCGACGGGGCACATTTCCAAGCATGCGTGCGAGGATAAGCCGGTGTCCGAGATGGAGTGGCCGCCTTCGCCGTACGTCGTGGATGTCTTCTCCTCATGGACCGGTGAGTGGAAGGAGAGGTCGTTTGTTCGGGAAGGGATGGCCGCGGGAACGGTCGCCGGTTGTAGGTCAAAGGAAAGACGCATATTGCGTTACGCTGCTTACTGGCGTGGAGCACTCTACGTCTCTTGCGAAGACGATTTTGTTTTGAG AATGAACTTGTCAAATGATAAATACCAAGTAATTCAGTGCCCTCAAGGAAAGAAGCTAGCGTCTTATGCACCTCGTCTCGGCAAATCCAAGAAGGGTGTCTATTGCGCATTCCGTGTTGCACGTGATGCATTCCAGCTATGGTTCCTTAACGAGACGTATGGAAAGATGGACTGGGTGTTGAACAATGACATCAACTTTGAGCATGTTCCTAAATGCCCTTGTAACTTTGCTGGGGGATCCTGGATCTTACAAGCGACAGTGACGAAGAGCTAG